The stretch of DNA TATTCTCGGTGATCTCTCGTTCAAAGATGTCCATGGACCATGGTACAGCAAATGATGCTGTCTCGATTGCATAGACAGCCGGCACATCGGCTAATCGCATCGGACGGACCGTTACTTGCGCACTCACTTCTGCTGCTCCTGCTGTTTCAGCCAATTTGATTCCGCCTCCGTCATCCGGACATAGTTCGGTACAATCCGATGCACATCATCCGTTTTCTTTGCAGCCCCGATTTGGGCCAGGACGGAAGGCCGCGCATAATGTACAGCGCCGTCCGGAATAACTGCTTTCTCACCTAACATCTCCGTGATCATACTGCGATACATTTCGATATCCGGACTCAAGAATAGAATTTTCCCTTCTCTTGTCCGCAGTTGTTCGAGCCAATCCGAAAAAAGAGGATTAACTGCTTCCTCAGCCTGCTCAAAAGACGCCTCATTACTGGCGTAAAGGGCTGTATATACCTGCCCCCTGCGTGCATCAAAGAAAGGACAGACATAACCAGGGAATAACTCCCCTTGACTGGCAAGCCCCTCAAGGCTTGAAACACCAATCACATCGATGCCAAGTGCCCATGCCATTGTCTTGGCAGTGGCCATACTGATTCGCACACCTGTATAGGAACCAGGTCCTTGTCCGACGACAATCCGATCCAAGTCGGCTGGTGCCGTTTTTGTTTCTTTCATCAATTGTTCGATTGCCGGAAGCAAACGAACAGAGTGATCCCTGTGACCATGCATGACATGTTCACCCAATGTTACACCATCCTTCACAATCGCTACTCCCAGCAGCTGATTGGATGTATCCATGGCTAATATATTCATTCCATTAACTCCTTACAAAGCTTTTCATAACGTTCACCGATGGGCTTAAGCATGATCGTCCTTCCTTCTCCATCATGCTTGAGCGTAAGCTCCAATCGCTCCTTTGGCAAGTACTCTTCAATGAATTGCGCCCATTCCACAATGGAAACACCTTCACCTGAAAAATATTCTTCAAAACCAATATCTTCCTCACTGTCCTCCAGCCGGTATACATCCATATGA from Terribacillus sp. FSL K6-0262 encodes:
- the tsaB gene encoding tRNA (adenosine(37)-N6)-threonylcarbamoyltransferase complex dimerization subunit type 1 TsaB translates to MNILAMDTSNQLLGVAIVKDGVTLGEHVMHGHRDHSVRLLPAIEQLMKETKTAPADLDRIVVGQGPGSYTGVRISMATAKTMAWALGIDVIGVSSLEGLASQGELFPGYVCPFFDARRGQVYTALYASNEASFEQAEEAVNPLFSDWLEQLRTREGKILFLSPDIEMYRSMITEMLGEKAVIPDGAVHYARPSVLAQIGAAKKTDDVHRIVPNYVRMTEAESNWLKQQEQQK
- the tsaE gene encoding tRNA (adenosine(37)-N6)-threonylcarbamoyltransferase complex ATPase subunit type 1 TsaE, which translates into the protein MHTIEETNSFGRQLAELLQPGDIITMEGDLGAGKTTLTKAIGAGLGVKRTINSPTFTIIKEYDGRLPLYHMDVYRLEDSEEDIGFEEYFSGEGVSIVEWAQFIEEYLPKERLELTLKHDGEGRTIMLKPIGERYEKLCKELME